TTAATAGACCAAAGGCGCGTGCGACCGTTTAGCAACGTAGTGGTGAATGGAACGAATCAATGAGATAAAGGAATCATGCCACTAAAACTGGGGGATGCCGACGTCTGGGCGGCAAGACGGTTTTTAGTCGGCCTTCCTCTTAACGACGAATCGATGAAGCCTTATCATAGGGCGCATTTCTAAAGTCGCATCATTGCTGGGTGCTTGCGCCGGACGTGACGATTCGGTTATTTCGTTATCCCCAAACATCTGATTTTATACTTTTTTATCTTTTTAAAATACCCATCCATATAAGTAAATAGAGTCTTATGTAATGTTTATTCTTAAGTAGGAAGCACTGAGCAGTTGGATTATTTTTCAAAGATAATGGTAAGAGACTAACTTTTTATTTCGTTTTCTTCCTCATTCATTTTTTTCCAAACCTCCAATCATCAACCTTCTACCTAATTGAACAAACCGAGATGACATTACTTCCATGAAGGACTTTTTTATATTTCCTTCCCTCTTAAAATGTTATTCTACAGACTAACTCGAGGATAGAGTTACTAAACTATTGTGATTACTTGCTTCATGCTACGTACCAACATATACTGGATTTACAGCTACTATTTTGCAATAGGACATAAGATAAGTTATTATTCGTCTAATGTCTTTTATTACCAACTGTTGATTAATGCCGCAGATGAATTAACGAAATGCCTAAGCATTAAATTGCACTGGCGTACTTCTTACGTTCATATCCTTCGCGGTCGGAATATGCAATGCAGCAAGTGCTTATTATTCCTGTACTTCTATAAGAAAGACGCATGCGCCCGTTTAGCAACGTAGCGAATGGAACGCATCAACTAAAGATAACCTTCAATCAGCGGGGGTTTCTTCCAGCCCCGCTGATTGTTAGTTGAACGAATCGGGGATTTAGGTGCTGTTACCTCCCACTTCGACTTGTTTAGCTCACCGCTTCCATTCTTGAAGTGGGAGTCTACAACGCCTTTTTACGGGATAAAGGATTCATGCACTAAAACAGGGGGATGCCGACGTCTGGGCGGCAAGCCGGCTTTTAGTTGGCCTTCCTCTTAGCGACGAACCGATGAGGACTTATGGTAGGGCGCATTTCTAAAGTCGCATCGTTGCTGGTCGATAGATCCGGACGTGACGATTCGGTTATTTCGTTATCCATAAGCACCTCATTTTATACTTACTTATCTTATAAAAATATCGAACAAAGGATGATACACATGACATTTGAACAAATATTACCTGAATTAAAAGCTGGGAAAAAGGTCATTCGAAGTGGGTGGAGTGGCGCTGAATTATATGTGAAACTTGTTAGTGAGGGTCAACATGATGGCGAAAAACTCAATCCATACTTTTTAATTAATGTATCTGGTGAAGGTTACACGATGTTTACACCTACTGTATGCGATATTCTTGCTGATGACTGGAAAATTATAGAATGACAAAGCACTTCGAGGGAGATTATTAAATGAAATGGGAAGAATTTGTAGGGCAAACTGTTTTTATTACTGGTGGTGCTTCAGGTATTGGAAAAGCACAAGCCATTGCTTTTCTAAAAAACGGTGCCAATGTGTTTGTGTTAGATAAAGTTGAAGGGAAACTGAAGGAAACACTTGAGCAATATGAGAATCACTTTGCCTATTCTGTTGGAAGTATTACTAATAAGGATTCCGTCCAGCAAGCTGTAAAACATGCCTTAAATAAATTTAAACGAATTGATATTTTACTAAATACAGCAGGAATACTGGACGGCTATGCAAAAACATTAGAAACAGAGGAACCGTTATGGGATAAGGTCATGAACACAAATGTAAAAGGAACCTATTTCGTAACTAACACCGTGCTTCCTCAAATGCTTCAACAAAAAAGAGGCGCTATTATCAATATGGCATCCATTGCCGGTTTTGTTGCCGGAGGTGGCGGTGCGGCATATACTGCTTCCAAACATGCCATTATTGGTTATACAAAGCAACTTGATTATGATTATTGCCGAAATGGAATACGTGCTAATGCTATTGCGCCGGGTGCGATCAAAACACCAATGAACAAAGCTGATTTTCTCGGAGATGGTCAAATGGCAAAATGGGTAGCTGAGGAGACACCAGCTGGTAGATGGGCAGATCCGTCGGAAGTGGCTGATCTAACACTGTTTTTAGCTAGTAAAGCTGCTGACTATATTCATGGCGTTGTTATTCCTATTGATGGAGGATG
This genomic interval from Virgibacillus pantothenticus contains the following:
- a CDS encoding DUF2829 domain-containing protein produces the protein MTFEQILPELKAGKKVIRSGWSGAELYVKLVSEGQHDGEKLNPYFLINVSGEGYTMFTPTVCDILADDWKIIE
- a CDS encoding 3-oxoacyl-ACP reductase, encoding MKWEEFVGQTVFITGGASGIGKAQAIAFLKNGANVFVLDKVEGKLKETLEQYENHFAYSVGSITNKDSVQQAVKHALNKFKRIDILLNTAGILDGYAKTLETEEPLWDKVMNTNVKGTYFVTNTVLPQMLQQKRGAIINMASIAGFVAGGGGAAYTASKHAIIGYTKQLDYDYCRNGIRANAIAPGAIKTPMNKADFLGDGQMAKWVAEETPAGRWADPSEVADLTLFLASKAADYIHGVVIPIDGGWMNK